GGGTTTTCGAACTTCAAGGCAGCTCCGCTCATTTTGGTGCACTTACAGACCGAACTTACTCAACGCATCGAAACAGAGAACGAACATGGAACTGGGGACAGGGACAGAAAGCTCAGTAATTTCTTCAGAATTAACGAGAACGGGAGACGATTCGCCTCTTTAGGTTCCAGAAAACCCTAGAACTTGGCCAGTGAAGATTTGGGAGGGAGAGGACACCTGAAAAGTTCCCGCTCAATGAGGAATAATTATCTGCTGAATTTAAATTCAGGCCATATTAGTACTTAATGATTTAATATCTATTTAGTGATGAGTCTAACAACAAGTGGATCCGTGGCGCAATGGTAGCGCGTCTGACTCCAGATCAGAAGGTTGCGTGTTCGATTCACGTCGGGTTCAATCCCCGcttgttttcccttttttgttattgttattattattatttctggagtttttttgtttgctatttattttctttttgaagatATATcaaccaataatttttttttgtttatattgaaGGACCAATATCAACGTGGTATTaatgagttttgtttttgcttaaatttgtattttcgGGTCTTTTGGACAATACCAATAACTGATCCCACAAAAAGCATATTCACCTATATGTACAGGCTCCCTAAAGATTGTGCTTAAGAGTCAAGACCACTGATGTTATCAACAAAAAACAGGCTTGGATATCATACCAGTCACAAAATCTGTCATGAACTTGATAAGCTGACTAACAGACAAAATCACACACTGCTAAAGTTAATTAAAgccaaaattaaaaccaaaccgTGGATTCGATTCAACAGATGAAAAACACATCTCTAATCGCCTTACaggattttttcatttatgtaCAGAAGAACAAGGTCCAATCCCAACATTTAAAAGAGAAACACAACCTATTTCTTGAACCTAAAACTCATTGTGTTCCTTTAGTCaggaatgaagaaatcaaacTTGACATCAACAGAACCAGAACTTTCTCCAGTATCTTTGTACTCAATATTTGTTATGGTTCCAGTCTCGTCTCCAATCTGATATTCTGGCTTAACCCGTCTTACAGGCACCGTGACGGAGTAAATGGTTCCCACATCTGTATCAGCAGACACACTCAGCTGAACTTTGTCTCGTGATTCTATCTCAACAAAATCTGATAGAGCATGCACAATGTTGTTGACAATCATCCTTTTAGCCTCATCACTAACTGCACACCGGTCAGAGAAGAGGATCATCTTCAAGCGCTGCTTGGCAATATTTGCATTAGAGCTCCTTCTAGTTGTTGGAGACGGGAACATTATTTTCCAAGCCAAGTTTAAACGGTCCAAGAAACTCATGTTGATGGCATTAAGGAGGAAGCTCTCGGAATCTTGGCTGCTTGACTTCGATGAGAGTTGAAAATCTCCACTCAATCGCTTGGAATGTTGACGAATACTGCGTCTATCAAATGACATACTGGGCCACTTCAGTGCAATGTCAGAAATGCTAGATCCTCCATTTGAAAAGCTAGCAAAGTCTACCTataacacaaaacaaaacttggtAGTTGAGCAGACTCAGAGGAAGACGTttgcatatataattaaaccatctgatgaaatttgaaaattaggagcaagttcacttgatgggTTCTCAATATTAAAATGAAAGTGAGGATTTCTTTCCCTTCATGAATAAGGAAAAAACGTTAGGGGCACCATCAGAGCAACCATACAGATCATTGCAAGTAACCAACCATAAAGAAATGAAACACTTCAATTTCTACTTCAACTTAAGTTAGAAGAATAAACTTAACTGTGGATACAAACACCAGGGGAGATCTTAATTAGATACCATAGCTGAATGGATAACTCAAAGGCAATCTAGAATCGATCACCTAGATGACAAACCCAATCCAATATGACAGCAAAGGAAGAAAACAAGCAAGTATTAATCTGACGAACACGATGGTCAGCTTGATGATGACTATGACAAGAAGTCCACAATCACAATGTCATATCTGCTTTCAGTTTTACCTAAGAGTGCTCCATTTAGACATATCCCActtaaacataaaataaaaaaaacccttcaGTGAACAATA
The window above is part of the Prunus dulcis chromosome 1, ALMONDv2, whole genome shotgun sequence genome. Proteins encoded here:
- the LOC117616644 gene encoding cell division topological specificity factor homolog, chloroplastic, with product MAVFGDLRVSATLASHTTHSLRSSLPNSKVDFASFSNGGSSISDIALKWPSMSFDRRSIRQHSKRLSGDFQLSSKSSSQDSESFLLNAINMSFLDRLNLAWKIMFPSPTTRRSSNANIAKQRLKMILFSDRCAVSDEAKRMIVNNIVHALSDFVEIESRDKVQLSVSADTDVGTIYSVTVPVRRVKPEYQIGDETGTITNIEYKDTGESSGSVDVKFDFFIPD